The genomic DNA AAGAATGTTGTACAATACTCATGTGGCGTAAACTTTGATAGTGAATATAACCGCCGAGGGAGCGACTATGAGTTTCCACATGGCGATTAtaacaatgaatataaatataaattctcACATGGTGAATATGACAACGAATATAAATCTCATGGTGGTAAATACAAATCTCTTGGTGATGAATACAAATCCCCATATGACGAATATAAGGATGGATATAAATTTCATGGTGATGAATACAAATCTCCACATGACGAATATAAGGATGGATATAAATCTCTTGGTGATGGATACAAATCCCCACATGATGAATACAAGAACGGATACAAATCTTCCGCTGGCGAATATAACGATGGATATAAATCCTCTGACGACAAATATAAATCTCCATATGGTGAATATAACAAAGGATATAAATCCTCCGATGACAAATACTCCCCTCCACGTGATGAATATAAACTACCAGGTGGAGGCCATGATTAAGTGATCACTAGCCAATCCTCACAACAAAGCATCATGTACTATTATAAAATACTTCGATAGTGGCAAGATTAATACTAGTAATTGTCTTGCTACTTTAAACCTCGTTGTAACAAGTATGAATAAAACACCattcaattcataatttcatatggATGGTTGGTCATGTAATATCTTGTTGTACAATATATTGTGATACAACTAATATATTTCCATATCTTATGTGTGAAGCTCTGAGATTCTTAGAAGCTCTTTAAAATCTTGAAGTAATACTCATTATCCATGATTATGTTATCAATATATGGTAAATAAATGTTCTCTAAAGCTTTCAAATCAatgtaattgaaaaaataatatatgctTGAAGTTGTCTTATACTACTTgtaaaacatataaagattcaaACGTTACACTTTAAAGTGAAACATTCAATGTGTACTTTAAGTGACATAATTATATTAAAGttaaaattttcaagatttaattCAAACTTTAATAAATTGTTATAAGAATGGTAATCGTATAAAGGGCTACGAGTAACCATATAAAGGGTTACTAATCCTCATAGTTGGGCATAATTAAGAAAAGTTCAATCGACTTCAATTATTAACAAGCTAAATAAGAAAATGCACTTAAAGTAAGATATATTTAGTGGTGATTGCTTAAATGTAATATTATTTACATAGTGAGTTTCTATGAATTATTTCCttttaaagtttattttattatgtattcagtcatattactattgttttgagaAATGCCCTGTTGACTATCTCTTCGATTTCAGATTTTTAGAGGTTTTATAGATAGTCTTGGAATTTGAGTTATGTATTCTCATC from Capsicum annuum cultivar UCD-10X-F1 unplaced genomic scaffold, UCD10Xv1.1 ctg47504, whole genome shotgun sequence includes the following:
- the LOC107864369 gene encoding DNA-directed RNA polymerase subunit beta'', producing the protein SDYEFPHGDYNNEYKYKFSHGEYDNEYKSHGGKYKSLGDEYKSPYDEYKDGYKFHGDEYKSPHDEYKDGYKSLGDGYKSPHDEYKNGYKSSAGEYNDGYKSSDDKYKSPYGEYNKGYKSSDDKYSPPRDEYKLPGGGHD